The following coding sequences are from one Salvia hispanica cultivar TCC Black 2014 chromosome 3, UniMelb_Shisp_WGS_1.0, whole genome shotgun sequence window:
- the LOC125211548 gene encoding putative F-box protein At1g49610 isoform X1, with protein sequence MENPKRCIHEDLLRDLPDCLLFDIFWRLPMTDVVRTSVLSKRWRNFWTTAPFLNFDNRAMLLGDGSKLQNFVNQALSCWNGDRVLKFRFHSYHEIASSMYSDVDLWVNFAQRNGVEELHLHVLCITKRAWPGFDGKEVYRVPPCLYSYSSLKELSLQSCNLEISGNVQWNKLESLKINAYTAAPAVINQILSGTPQLKVFHLTYVDKGGILSIQSSSLKELSIDKYILWRDDLLALSDLRICTPNLETLEIKGLPYRKYFLTDVSSLTRAVLDSVPFGLGHFLQIWLSHALSQILQSIQHAENIALSDCCTEVVGALKMNCVHSAFLNVKSLELRCCFDDYKQVVGVLAMFPRLEKLIIRDKKEEGLQDDTEPLKFEANIPESFLLQLRTIEVTWSERYDIFPLIEILLKYASKLEKIVFQLYEIKSPAPSNSLSLVSQKLKGMQRSSTNCTINITQLRI encoded by the exons ATGGAAAACCCAAAGAGATGTATTCACGAGGACCTGCTACGAGACTTACCCGATTGTTTATTGTTTGACATATTTTGGAGGTTGCCAATGACAGATGTGGTTAGGACTTCTGTTCTATCCAAACGCTGGAGGAATTTTTGGACCACTGCCCCCTTTCTTAACTTCGATAATCGTGCTATGTTGCTTGGTGATGGTAGTAAGCTTCAGAATTTTGTTAATCAGGCTTTGTCATGCTGGAATGGGGATAGGGTTTTGAAGTTCAGGTTTCATTCGTATCATGAGATTGCGAGTTCAATGTATAGCGATGTTGATTTGTGGGTGAATTTTGCACAGAGAAATGGAGTCGAAGAATTACATTTACATGTGTTGTGCATTACTAAAAGAGCTTGGCCTGGTTTTGATGGTAAGGAAGTTTACCGCGTGCCACCGTGCCTCTACTCTTACTCATCCCTAAAAGAGTTATCACTCCAATCTTGTAACTTGGAGATTAGTGGAAATGTGCAGTGGAATAAACTCGAGAGTTTGAAGATTAATGCTTACACGGCTGCTCCAGCTGTGATTAACCAAATATTGTCTGGTACTCCTCAGTTGAAAGTCTTTCACCTGACTTATGTTGACAAAGGTGGAATATTGAGTATCCAATCTAGTAGTTTGAAAGAGCTGTCTATTGACAAGTACATTTTGTGGCGCGACGATCTACTTGCGCTTTCGGATCTGAGAATCTGTACCCCGAATCTTGAAACATTAGAGATTAAAGGACTTCCATATAGGAAGTATTTTCTGACGGATGTCTCATCTTTGACACGTGCAGTTCTTGATTCGGTGCCCTTTGGTTTAGGCCATTTTTTGCAGATTTGGTTGTCACACGCATTGAGTCAAATTCTTCAAAGCATTCAACATGCGGAAAACATCGCGTTATCAGACTGTTGCACCGAG GTGGTTGGAGCTTTGAAAATGAATTGTGTGCACTCAGCTTTTCTCAATGTCAAATCCCTAGAACTCAGATGTTGTTTTGATGACTACAAACAAGTAGTAGGTGTTCTAGCAATGTTCCCTCGGTTGGAGAAATTAATCATTAGAGACAAGAAAGAAGAAGGCCTCCAAGATGACACCGAGCCACTCAAGTTTGAGGCAAATATTCCCGAGTCCTTTCTTCTTCAGCTGAGGACGATTGAGGTTACTTGGTCTGAGCGCTACGACATATTCCCATTGATTGAGATTTTGTTAAAATACGCAAGCAAGCTAGAAAAGATTGTTTTCCAATTATATGAAATCAAGTCGCCTGCACCGTCAAATTCTCTGTCTTTGGTGTCACAGAAACTGAAGGGGATGCAGAGATCTTCGACTAACTGCACAATTAATATCACCCAGCTACGCATTTAA
- the LOC125211548 gene encoding F-box/LRR-repeat protein 25-like isoform X8 → MENPKRCIHEDLLRDLPDCLLFDIFWRLPMTDVVRTSVLSKRWRNFWTTAPFLNFDNRAMLLGDGSKLQNFVNQALSCWNGDRVLKFRFHSYHEIASSMYSDVDLWVNFAQRNGVEELHLHVLCITKRAWPGFDGKEVYRVPPCLYSYSSLKELSLQSCNLEISGNVQWNKLESLKINAYTAAPAVINQILSGTPQLKVFHLTYVDKGGILSIQSSSLKELSIDKYILWRDDLLALSDLRICTPNLETLEIKGLPYRKYFLTDVSSLTRAVLDSVPFGLGHFLQIWLSHALSQILQSIQHAENIALSDCCTEVVGALKMNCVHSAFLNVKSLELRCCFDDYKQVVGVLAMFPRLEKLIIRDKKEEGLQDDTEPLKFEANIPESFLLQLRTIEVT, encoded by the exons ATGGAAAACCCAAAGAGATGTATTCACGAGGACCTGCTACGAGACTTACCCGATTGTTTATTGTTTGACATATTTTGGAGGTTGCCAATGACAGATGTGGTTAGGACTTCTGTTCTATCCAAACGCTGGAGGAATTTTTGGACCACTGCCCCCTTTCTTAACTTCGATAATCGTGCTATGTTGCTTGGTGATGGTAGTAAGCTTCAGAATTTTGTTAATCAGGCTTTGTCATGCTGGAATGGGGATAGGGTTTTGAAGTTCAGGTTTCATTCGTATCATGAGATTGCGAGTTCAATGTATAGCGATGTTGATTTGTGGGTGAATTTTGCACAGAGAAATGGAGTCGAAGAATTACATTTACATGTGTTGTGCATTACTAAAAGAGCTTGGCCTGGTTTTGATGGTAAGGAAGTTTACCGCGTGCCACCGTGCCTCTACTCTTACTCATCCCTAAAAGAGTTATCACTCCAATCTTGTAACTTGGAGATTAGTGGAAATGTGCAGTGGAATAAACTCGAGAGTTTGAAGATTAATGCTTACACGGCTGCTCCAGCTGTGATTAACCAAATATTGTCTGGTACTCCTCAGTTGAAAGTCTTTCACCTGACTTATGTTGACAAAGGTGGAATATTGAGTATCCAATCTAGTAGTTTGAAAGAGCTGTCTATTGACAAGTACATTTTGTGGCGCGACGATCTACTTGCGCTTTCGGATCTGAGAATCTGTACCCCGAATCTTGAAACATTAGAGATTAAAGGACTTCCATATAGGAAGTATTTTCTGACGGATGTCTCATCTTTGACACGTGCAGTTCTTGATTCGGTGCCCTTTGGTTTAGGCCATTTTTTGCAGATTTGGTTGTCACACGCATTGAGTCAAATTCTTCAAAGCATTCAACATGCGGAAAACATCGCGTTATCAGACTGTTGCACCGAG GTGGTTGGAGCTTTGAAAATGAATTGTGTGCACTCAGCTTTTCTCAATGTCAAATCCCTAGAACTCAGATGTTGTTTTGATGACTACAAACAAGTAGTAGGTGTTCTAGCAATGTTCCCTCGGTTGGAGAAATTAATCATTAGAGACAAGAAAGAAGAAGGCCTCCAAGATGACACCGAGCCACTCAAGTTTGAGGCAAATATTCCCGAGTCCTTTCTTCTTCAGCTGAGGACGATTGAGGTTACTTG A